In Silene latifolia isolate original U9 population chromosome 6, ASM4854445v1, whole genome shotgun sequence, the genomic window GAAGGCGTCGGGGCAGTTGGTGAGTTTGCCGATTACCGTATCGTTTAGCCGCGGTACGAGTCCGGTACGAAGGCAGCTGATCAGTGGGGTACTAGGTGTCAGGCAGGTACTGTGTCAGGAGAAGTATCTGGGGTTGCCTACTGTTTTGGGGAGATCTAAGAAGAGTCTCACAGATCTGATTCGAGACAAGTTAAGTAAGAGGTTGCAGGGATGGAAGGGTTTGTTACTCAGTAAGGCGGGTAAGGAGGTGCTTATAAAGGCAGTGGCCCAAGCTATACCTACTTATGCGATGAGTGTCTTTAGAATTCCGGCTAATTTCTATGACGAGATGCGGTCTCTTGTTTCGCGGTTCTGGTGGGGCACGGAGAATGGTAGGAGGAAGATTCCTTGGGTAGCGTGGAGGAAGCTTTGCTTGCCAAAATGCAGAGGGGGACTCGGGTTTCAGGATTTTATGAAATTTAATAGTGCGATGTTGGGTAAGAAGGCCTAGAGATTACTTACTGATGAGGAAAGTTTGATGACACGTCTGCTGAAAGGTAAATATTTTCCTTCTACTTCCTTTTTGGAGGCGAGTGTGAGAAATAATCCGAGTTATTCTTGGAGAGTATATGTGAGGCTCGGTCGCTGATTTTGTTGGGTCTTCGGCGCAGAGTGGGGGACGGATTGACCACGACGGTGTGGCGGGATGCGTGGGTGGGGGGTTCTCATTCGGGGAAGATTCTCTCGCCTCGAGGGGTGTCTGATCCGGATTTGCGATTGGTGGACCTAATGAAGGACGGGGGTAGGGAATGGGACACTGAGTTGGTTGAGTCGATATTTCTTCCGTTTGAGTGTGAGAGAGTTCTTAGGATGTGGATTTGTGATCAAGTGGTTCATGATGAGTGGTGTTGGAGTGGGGAAAGGGATGAGGTATATTCAGTTCGTTTAGCTTATAGGCTTATCGGGAAGCAGGATGAGGATATGGAGGGGCCATCGAGTGTCGTTTCTGATAGTTGGTTGTGGAATAAGGTCTGGAAAGCCCCTGTCTTACCAAGGATTAAAGAGTTCTTCTGGCAGCTGTGTAATGAAGCTATTCCTACCAGAGGGAATATTTCGATGCGGTTGGGGTCGGTTGGTAATGAGTGTGTTCGGTGTGGGGATTGTGAGAAGACTTGCTTACATGTTGTATGTGGATGTGGATGGGTCGGTGGTGTTTGGGAGGGGTTGGAAGTTGAGGTACCGTCATGTTCAGGGTTTGCGAGGGTTCAGGACTGGGTTGAAGTTGCTTTGAAGGAGCTGGACACACAAGAGCAGGTGATATTCATGATTGGTTGTTGGGCTATTTGGGAGAGGAGAAATAAGGCAATTTTTGAGGATGGGGAATGGAGGGCGGATCTTGTTGTAAGACGGGTGAGGGATTTGGTATGTGAGATGGCAGGGAGGGGGAGTTTGGATATGGCAAGGGAGGTTCGGGGGGTAGTGGAGGATGGAGGTGGTTGGCGGAGGCCGAGAGGTGGGGTGCCAAAGGTGAATGTGGATGCAGCAGTTATGGAGGGTGTGGGTGTGGGGTTGGGTGCTGTATGTCGAAATGACAGGGGGGAGGTTGTGTGGTGTGGCGTGGAGCAAGGGACGTTAGTAATGGACCCAGAAGAAGCGGAAGCAACTGTTATCTTGTATGGTCTCAAAGAGGCACGTCGGATGAATAATCATAGAGTTATCCTGGAAGGTGATTGCTTGAATGTTATCCAAGATCTACAGCAGAAAAGGAAGGGGCACAGTAGTATTTTTTTAATTTACAATGACATTTATGTTTTATGTAATTCTTTTGACAATGTTACGTTTAATTGGTCGCGTAGGAATTCTAATAAGGTCGCTCATGAGCTCGCCCATCTGAGACCATAGTCAATAGGATCTCGTAGGTGGTTGGTGTCTGTTCCGTTGGATATTTCTGATGTAGTTCGTGCCGATTCTGATAATATTATAATTTAAGCCCTTGAGggtttaattaaaaataaataaataataataaacccGTGTATTACTAAATATGACCCTCACCTGTGTGGCTGTGTTTGAGCTGGCAAaagctgacccgacccgaccgAAATTGATTCGTTAAAACCCGAAAAGTCGGTGAACCGAAATCAAACCGAACCGAACTTGATAACAGCCTTGTTTTTTCTAACCCGAACCCAACATGTGACTCGATATTGAGTAAAACCGATGGAAGGCCCGAGTAATAATGGTCTAAATATGACCAAATTGACCTTCATCTTTGTTGTTTTCACTTAAAACTATAATTAATACACCTATACATTTTTAAACACATCAAAAACTAAATACATAAGATCAAATTTTTACGATGATAACCTGACTTGCTAATAACCCGACCCGACATGAACGGTAACTACCTTGATGAACTCATCACTGATCCGACACGACCTGAACCCGGACCCGACCCGCATTGACCTGCCCGTAATCGACCCGAGTGACCTGATTGCCGCCTTTAGGCCTATGTATCACTTTTTCTTTTTACGGttatttatcaaaacatttaaaaactgGACAGTGCAATTCTACCCGGTTCAAAACTAGTAATCCTGTCTGGTATGcaccaaaaaaaaagagaaatgataaatacaacccttaTGTATATATTAAGGAGCCAAAAGAGAAGTAAAACTTTAATATATGCACGCATTAATTACATTGATTTATGTATAATTTAGTCTATAATTTTAAATTAATAACAAATATAGATGatattaaatgcttaaatacaactTACGGTTACCAAAAAAAATAAACTAACATTTGGTTATACTCTTACAtagatttttttttgttaaactacGGGGTCGTTTGGTTGTATATAGGAATTTGTATTGACTAGGAAGTCATAAAACACGTGAATttggaattcatgtgaattgcaaaaaaatGTTTGGTTGCCATGGAGGAAGtgcaattcatgtaggcattctaACTTACCTAGGGGGCCTAGGTAAGCAATTTCCTCCATTGTGGAGGAATTGGAATTCATGGGaacttccaattcatgtgaattggggtaaccaaacaacatacccattttgcaattcacatgaatttaagTTCCTGCATTGTTTAGTgggtaaccaaacgacccctactACTCAAAATATCTTTTTTGATTCTTTCAAAAATATCTTTCTCGATTGGTATAATGTGAAATAAAAAATGCCGAGATGGTGCCGATATTATACCTAAAAAAGTTTTCCAAATTAATAGAGGAGTTCAATTGCCGAAACCTCTAACCTTACCAATCTCAAAATTCcttcttttcattcttttctatTAACAATTGGAGAGTAGGAAGATGAGGAGACCATCCTTCAATGAATACTTACTTCCTGAATTGTTGATCCAAATCCTCGTAAATTTGCCGGCTAAAACCCTATTAAGATTCAGGTGCGTATGTAAACCTTGGTGCTCTATTATCGATGACCCTTATTTTGTGAACATTCATTCCAAACTGTCCAACAAGAAAAACAAAAATTTAAATTCGAGTGAATTATTAGCGTTCGAGTGTTCAGAAATATTTGGACAAAGGGGGTGTTTGTTGACAATTCGTAAGGCGGACACCCTTTGTATTACTAGGGACATTTTCAAGAGTTctgaaagctttgttcttcatgGAAGTTGTAATTCTTTGATTTTAATAAGCCTCGATCCAAACCACTTGTGTAAAGGAATGAGAATATGTAACCCTAGTATTAGAAAATCGTTGGTACTTCCCCATTGCCCTCTTTTTCCATGGTTCGGCTACTACACTACCTATGTTCTTGGATACGCGTCTCAGACTAAGGACTTTAAAGTCATTGCAATCTCATTTAAGGATAATCGAGGTGTAATGCTTCCAGAGAAGCGTCTTGCAGTTTTCACACTAAATGATCAACAATGGATTGTTAGGAATCGTGATGACTTCAACTTTGACTGTTTGTCTTCTATGCGTTTGTTCGAGCCCTATTATTTCTGTGATGGTGCAGCTCACTGGCTTGGAAGGGGTCCATGTGAGGATAGTAGTAATCAAGATTATAAAGCAACACATCTTGTTTCTCTTGATTTTGATACGGAAAGTTTCACCATTTTGGAACTGCCACATGCGTTGGATAATGAAGATATAATGTCTTCAAGCAATCTGTTTCTTCTTGGGGAGTCATTAGCGTGTTTTTGCATTTCCTGTAAACGGGAATATTTTTGCATTACCTGTAAACGTCTCAGAATATGGGTGTTGAAACAGGAGTGTGGAAAGAGGGAGTGGACTTTATGGTTTTCAGGTCCTTCGAGTGATGATGGTTTTAGTTTGTTCCACTATGATATGCAATCAACAACAAAAAGGTTATTATATTTTGATGGTGGTTATCTCGTTTATGGGAGGAAATCTTATAATATTGCTACAGGCCAAGTGCAGTGGCTTGGAAAGCCTATGAATCCATATCTAGAATCAGAAACGTATAGTAAGAGCTTGGAGTGGTACAATGAAAGCTTGGTGTTGTGCAAAGGATATGGAGTTGAGGATATGCCATGATTCACCAATTCACTGGGGTGAATAACTGGATTCAAAGATAGGTCTATCTCTATTTGTTGCTCTTGATCATGCTTATGCTTATGGCCCTTTATTTGTGATGTGAATGTAGTCGCTATTATTACTCCCTtcatcccaatcatttgtttactgtTGATTTTAACACTCCTCACAAACAATATAAAAGGTAAACCAATGAATGAAACCGAGGGAGTAAATTTGGCGAATGATAATGGAGTGATTAGAATAATATTTCAACAATATTGAACTAATTTGATTGTAGTTTCTGCTCATTCAAAGGATATTGTAATCTGAGTGTTTTCCGGCTTGCAAATGCGCATTTTTCTTATGTCCTATTGTTGTCTAACAGGTAAGGGAAACTTTACCAACTCGGAAATTAGGATATTGTAACTTTGAATAAAGGACTAATAGAAAACAGTCAGTCGCCTACTCGTAAAGCATAACTTGCAATGCTATGAAACAAGACTCTGATTTACAAGAACTGTTGCATACATTCGCGACTGATCAAAAACTGTGCAACGGTTTGAATCTTCTATTTTCAACGGAGTAGAAGATTTTCCTATTACTTAGCCTTAGGCCTGATGAAATAAAGTAAAATAATGACTCGCAAAAATACTTCTGTTTTTTTAGGctaatttgataacttataccgtGGATAATTCCGTTTTTCAAATATTATACCTAGAATAactttctttaaaaccttatacCCAAAATATTTTTTTCCTCCAaacttaataccaaatctcataaaaaagaAGCGAATTGACTATTTTACCCTTATTAATTAATTTACCCACCTTTCTCCACCACATTCAACCACTAACCCTTATCTTGTCCAACACATTCACCCACCAACCCTCATCTTCAtcacatacactccaccaccatCACCTTTTTCTACTGCCGCCACTATCACCCTTTCATGCCGGCACATACGATCCACCGACATAGCCAACCTATGTTATAATTCTGAAGAtagaaaaacagaaaaaaaaaaaaaaaaagtgaagacCCGAACAACGGAAGACGACGCGACGACAAGGGGATCAGAATTGGAGGGGAGGATAGTGACGAGCTTGCCGATGAAAAGTGGGGCATAGTCAAGGGAGAAATAAAGGGAATCGGCTACGGCGGATGAGTTGACTCGGGATTGGGGAAGGGGGTGGATTTGACGGAAGAGAGGAAGAGGAAGGAGATGGTGGTGTCGGAGATGATGAGTTTGGGGAGAGGAGGAGGCTGTGTTTGAAAGGCTTTTGACGGATCTGGAGGGTTATTGGGTGGTTCGCGTGCTTGAGGTGGTGATGTGGCGGGTGTGTGGGAAATAGTGGTGATAGGTTAGGGAAAAGGGGCGGAAGATCAGAGCAGGCGGCGGGAGGACAATCGTGGATGGCGGTAATGGCACCAATGGTGGTGTTGAGGGTTTTTAATGGTGAACCTATGGGTTAATAGGTGGGGGGAAATGGGGATGATGTT contains:
- the LOC141587859 gene encoding uncharacterized protein LOC141587859, whose protein sequence is MRICNPSIRKSLVLPHCPLFPWFGYYTTYVLGYASQTKDFKVIAISFKDNRGVMLPEKRLAVFTLNDQQWIVRNRDDFNFDCLSSMRLFEPYYFCDGAAHWLGRGPCEDSSNQDYKATHLVSLDFDTESFTILELPHALDNEDIMSSSNLFLLGESLACFCISCKREYFCITCKRLRIWVLKQECGKREWTLWFSGPSSDDGFSLFHYDMQSTTKRLLYFDGGYLVYGRKSYNIATGQVQWLGKPMNPYLESETYSKSLEWYNESLVLCKGYGVEDMP